The Nitrospirota bacterium genome includes a region encoding these proteins:
- a CDS encoding phage holin family protein — protein sequence MHFLIRLLINAFALWVAAKAVPGISHHGSSVMLLLVALVFGLLNAFVRPLLKLLTLPLLLLTLGLFILMLNSIMLWLTGSVSEALGLGFRVAGFWPAFWGALVISVINIIFSLFVPEE from the coding sequence ATGCACTTTCTGATACGTCTGCTCATCAATGCCTTCGCCCTCTGGGTCGCCGCAAAGGCGGTTCCGGGGATCAGCCATCACGGCTCCTCGGTGATGCTGCTGCTCGTGGCGCTGGTCTTCGGTCTCCTGAACGCCTTTGTGCGGCCGCTCCTGAAGCTGCTCACCCTGCCGCTCCTGCTGCTCACCCTGGGGCTCTTCATCCTTATGCTCAACAGCATCATGCTGTGGCTGACCGGCTCTGTTTCCGAGGCGCTCGGCCTCGGGTTCCGCGTGGCGGGGTTCTGGCCCGCGTTCTGGGGCGCGCTGGTGATAAGCGTTATCAATATTATTTTTTCTCTCTTTGTCCCGGAGGAGTAG
- a CDS encoding endonuclease MutS2, whose protein sequence is MAEPSSKSSTAAPVVAEHTLQQLEFDKILGLIAASASSEASEEAVRELRPLADRETIGTRLVQIGELLRMSQEGAPLRIGRFADIAALLAKVRPEGAVLEGYELAGFVPVLSALDEVLEQSSGREDIPRLKELISGLTGFPDILRTLERSLDSEGGVLDSASYRLAEVRGQIRRLEARIRKRLEELVRDEEVAVFLQDDFITQRSGRWVIPVRMDSKGQVEGVVHDVSKSGETAFVEPLAIISSSNELENLIAEQKAEEIRILRSLSAAIREAAGALEAQFRTLVYLDVLRSIARVSERLRMEVPLINDEATVHLVRGRHPLLQLALERDAGEEHPDRRRPDNDSVVPLDVRLGGESTVMVITGSNAGGKTIAIKTVGLLLSMALSGMPVPADSASSFPLVRRLLIDIGDEQSIEQNLSTFAAHIANISGILKNADARTLVLIDELGTGTDPEEGAALACAVLKELRGSRALVFATTHLTQIKGFVHRSEGMLNASMEFDQQMLRPLYRLRVGEPGQSHALAIAGKYGLPAGIIESAKGLLGGVKVEFDNLIADLNGKRAAYEQALAELERQRTEAEEENRRLTALVAETEERQREALGRAYRDAADIIAGIKREMHALLEEAKKKERERSREAIKKAEQLQEQVAAGLREYDRESRRAPAIDEIAEGDVVYVRSLGYDAPVAGVSLKHNRVRVRAGNKEIEVPVADIELKRGRPAEAKRESVTVTAAERAGGPDRAGSRIMLVGLRADEALSRLEPFLNHAALEGYNEVTIVHGVGAGILQKVVREHLDGHPLVRKFRSGEPQEGGSGVTVVTLV, encoded by the coding sequence GTGGCCGAACCGTCCTCGAAGTCTTCCACAGCAGCGCCCGTGGTTGCAGAGCACACCCTGCAGCAGCTCGAGTTCGACAAGATCCTCGGGTTGATCGCGGCTTCGGCGAGCAGCGAGGCCTCGGAAGAGGCGGTGCGCGAGCTCCGGCCGCTCGCCGACCGGGAAACGATCGGGACGAGACTGGTTCAGATCGGCGAGCTCTTACGGATGTCCCAGGAGGGAGCTCCCCTGCGCATAGGGCGGTTTGCCGATATCGCCGCGCTCCTGGCGAAGGTGCGGCCCGAAGGCGCGGTGCTCGAAGGATATGAGCTGGCGGGGTTCGTGCCGGTGCTCTCGGCGCTCGACGAGGTGCTGGAGCAGAGCAGCGGCCGCGAGGACATTCCACGGTTGAAGGAGCTGATCAGCGGGCTGACGGGCTTTCCTGATATCCTCCGTACCCTCGAACGGTCCCTCGACAGCGAAGGGGGCGTCCTCGACAGCGCGTCCTACCGGCTCGCCGAGGTGCGGGGGCAGATACGGAGGCTCGAGGCGCGCATCCGGAAGCGGCTCGAAGAGCTGGTGAGAGACGAAGAGGTCGCCGTCTTCCTGCAGGACGATTTCATCACCCAGCGCTCCGGCAGGTGGGTCATTCCGGTGCGGATGGATTCGAAGGGGCAGGTGGAGGGAGTAGTCCATGATGTCTCGAAGTCGGGAGAGACCGCGTTCGTGGAGCCGCTGGCGATCATCAGCAGCTCCAACGAGCTCGAGAACCTCATCGCCGAGCAGAAGGCAGAGGAGATCCGGATACTGAGGTCGCTCAGCGCCGCGATTCGCGAAGCGGCGGGTGCGCTCGAAGCCCAGTTCAGGACCCTGGTGTACCTGGATGTGCTGCGGAGTATCGCACGGGTTTCGGAGCGGCTCCGCATGGAGGTCCCGCTGATCAACGATGAGGCGACGGTCCATCTGGTGAGGGGCCGCCACCCGCTCCTGCAGCTTGCTCTCGAACGGGATGCGGGCGAAGAGCACCCGGACCGCCGCCGTCCCGACAACGATTCCGTTGTTCCCCTCGACGTCCGCCTGGGAGGCGAGAGCACGGTCATGGTGATCACCGGATCGAATGCAGGAGGAAAGACGATCGCGATCAAGACGGTGGGGCTGCTCCTGAGCATGGCGCTCTCGGGCATGCCGGTGCCGGCGGATTCAGCCTCGAGCTTCCCCCTCGTGCGCCGTCTGCTGATCGATATCGGCGACGAGCAGTCGATCGAGCAGAACCTTTCGACCTTCGCCGCCCATATCGCGAATATCTCCGGCATCCTGAAAAATGCCGATGCCAGGACGCTGGTGCTCATCGACGAGCTCGGGACCGGCACCGATCCCGAGGAGGGCGCGGCCCTTGCCTGCGCAGTGCTCAAGGAGTTGAGAGGCAGCAGGGCTCTCGTCTTCGCCACGACGCACCTCACCCAGATCAAGGGCTTCGTGCACCGGAGCGAAGGCATGCTCAACGCCTCGATGGAGTTCGATCAGCAGATGCTCAGGCCGCTCTACCGCCTGAGAGTCGGCGAGCCGGGGCAGTCCCATGCGCTCGCTATCGCCGGGAAGTACGGTCTGCCCGCCGGCATCATCGAGTCGGCAAAAGGCCTGCTGGGCGGCGTCAAGGTGGAGTTCGACAACCTCATCGCCGACCTGAACGGGAAGCGCGCAGCTTACGAACAAGCGCTCGCCGAGCTCGAGCGGCAGAGGACGGAGGCCGAAGAAGAGAACAGGAGGCTGACGGCCCTGGTGGCAGAGACAGAGGAGCGGCAGCGCGAGGCGCTCGGCCGGGCATACCGGGACGCGGCCGATATCATTGCGGGCATCAAGCGGGAGATGCATGCGCTGCTCGAAGAGGCGAAGAAGAAGGAGCGGGAAAGGAGCCGCGAAGCGATCAAGAAGGCGGAGCAGCTCCAGGAGCAGGTTGCGGCCGGGCTCAGGGAGTACGACCGCGAGTCGCGCCGGGCTCCCGCGATCGACGAGATCGCCGAGGGAGACGTGGTCTATGTGCGGTCGCTGGGGTACGACGCGCCCGTTGCCGGGGTCAGCCTGAAGCACAACCGGGTGCGGGTGCGGGCCGGGAACAAGGAGATCGAGGTGCCGGTGGCGGATATAGAGCTCAAGCGCGGCAGGCCGGCCGAGGCGAAGAGGGAGTCTGTCACCGTCACTGCTGCGGAGCGGGCCGGGGGACCGGACCGGGCAGGGTCACGGATCATGCTCGTCGGCCTGCGCGCGGACGAAGCGCTCTCGCGGCTCGAACCGTTTCTCAACCATGCGGCGCTCGAGGGATACAATGAAGTCACCATCGTCCATGGCGTGGGCGCCGGTATCCTCCAGAAAGTCGTCCGCGAGCATCTCGACGGCCATCCGCTGGTCAGGAAGTTCCGGAGCGGAGAGCCCCAGGAGGGAGGCAGCGGCGTAACCGTTGTAACGCTGGTGTGA
- a CDS encoding ABC transporter substrate-binding protein, whose amino-acid sequence MRRYRTIEFTSGGYVRAAAQAVILLLVVMGMAGLSGCSRERERTPSPGQRATTIAVVPIPHAAPLYIAYQKGYFKDEGLKVVLRTFETGKGALDAALRGHADLATVAETPIARAAVEGKSVFVIATLSDSDRATMIIARRDRGISSPADLRGKKIGVSLGTNSEFFLYIYLTLHHVAQDEITIVDLRPAEIAGALTRGEVDAVSVWLPHTAQLRNMLGSNALALHDPDIYTMTLNLAGPREFILKNPEAINRLLRALVKATRFIRESPDEARTITARCTGLSPSVIDEAWNDFNFAVELDQSLLVSLEDQAAWLLGKKSGGTGRGVPNFLDTLYPAALEKIDPSMVTVTHR is encoded by the coding sequence ATGAGGCGGTACCGCACGATCGAGTTCACTTCCGGAGGATACGTGAGAGCAGCGGCTCAGGCGGTAATACTACTTCTCGTGGTCATGGGGATGGCCGGCCTTTCAGGGTGCAGCCGCGAGCGGGAGCGCACGCCCTCGCCCGGGCAGCGCGCCACCACCATAGCAGTGGTCCCCATCCCGCATGCTGCTCCGCTGTACATAGCCTACCAGAAGGGGTATTTCAAGGATGAAGGGCTGAAAGTAGTCCTCCGCACGTTCGAGACCGGCAAGGGCGCGCTCGATGCCGCTCTCCGCGGGCATGCCGATCTCGCGACCGTTGCCGAGACGCCTATCGCGCGTGCAGCCGTCGAAGGCAAGAGCGTCTTCGTCATCGCAACTCTCAGTGACAGCGACCGGGCGACCATGATCATCGCCCGGAGGGACCGCGGCATCTCCTCGCCGGCAGACCTCAGGGGGAAAAAGATCGGCGTAAGCCTCGGCACCAATAGCGAGTTCTTCCTGTATATCTATCTTACGCTCCACCACGTAGCGCAGGACGAGATAACGATCGTCGATCTGAGGCCGGCCGAAATCGCCGGGGCGCTGACAAGAGGAGAGGTCGATGCAGTATCGGTCTGGCTGCCCCACACGGCGCAGCTCCGGAACATGCTCGGGAGCAACGCCCTTGCGCTCCATGACCCCGACATTTATACGATGACCCTGAATCTCGCCGGCCCGCGGGAGTTCATCCTGAAAAACCCGGAGGCGATCAACCGTCTCCTTCGGGCATTGGTGAAGGCGACCCGTTTCATCAGGGAGTCTCCCGATGAAGCCCGCACCATAACGGCCCGCTGCACGGGCCTGTCTCCGTCGGTAATCGACGAGGCCTGGAACGATTTCAATTTCGCGGTGGAGCTCGACCAGAGCCTGCTCGTCAGTCTCGAAGACCAGGCAGCATGGCTGCTCGGCAAGAAGTCCGGCGGGACCGGCCGCGGGGTTCCCAATTTTCTCGACACGCTCTATCCCGCAGCCCTCGAGAAGATCGATCCCTCGATGGTCACCGTGACCCATCGATGA